Proteins encoded in a region of the Variovorax sp. PAMC 28711 genome:
- a CDS encoding flavin reductase family protein: protein MFATGVTIVTARAADGTFVGLTANSFNSVSLSPPLVLWSLARGAGSMPALSAGSHYTVNILAANQKALAQRFATKHIDRWSDVGFTEGLGGAPVLVGAAASFECFNRSRYDEGDHVIFVGEVERCTHNVGASPLLYHGGRFYTELPL from the coding sequence ATGTTCGCCACCGGCGTCACCATCGTCACTGCGCGCGCGGCCGACGGCACGTTCGTCGGCCTCACGGCCAACTCGTTCAACTCGGTGTCGCTCAGTCCCCCGCTGGTGCTGTGGAGCCTGGCGCGCGGCGCGGGGTCGATGCCGGCGCTCAGTGCCGGATCGCACTACACGGTCAACATCCTGGCCGCGAACCAGAAGGCACTGGCCCAGCGCTTCGCGACCAAACACATCGACCGCTGGAGCGACGTCGGCTTCACCGAAGGGCTCGGCGGTGCGCCGGTGCTGGTCGGCGCCGCCGCCAGCTTCGAGTGCTTCAACCGCAGCCGCTACGACGAAGGCGACCACGTCATCTTCGTGGGCGAAGTGGAGCGCTGCACGCACAACGTGGGCGCCTCGCCCTTGCTGTACCACGGCGGGCGTTTCTACACCGAGCTGCCGCTCTGA
- a CDS encoding DMT family transporter, which produces MTPRKTHLDALAITLLVACCAFWGLQQILIKATAAEVPPLWQASIRMTGAVALLWAWCVARKVPLFARDGTLPAGLLAGLLFAGEFVCIYIGLQHTSASRLTVFLYTSPFWVALILPRWVPSERLRGLQWAGLAIAFGGVIVAFSESFGHTTSSQLYGDALGLAAGMLWGLTTLTIRSSRLATATPEKTLFYQVAVTAAVCPFISMALGESWAWHYPAWAWGSIAVQTFIGAFASYLAWMWMLRHYPATQMSSFTFLTPVFALVFGVVLLHEPLTLQLVLALMGVALGIVMVSRRTR; this is translated from the coding sequence ATGACCCCGCGCAAGACCCATCTCGACGCCCTCGCCATCACCCTGCTCGTCGCCTGCTGCGCGTTCTGGGGTCTGCAGCAGATCCTGATCAAGGCGACCGCCGCCGAGGTGCCGCCGCTGTGGCAGGCGTCGATCCGCATGACGGGCGCGGTGGCGCTGCTGTGGGCCTGGTGCGTGGCGCGCAAGGTGCCGCTGTTCGCGCGCGACGGCACGCTGCCCGCCGGCTTGCTCGCGGGCCTGCTGTTTGCCGGCGAGTTCGTCTGCATCTACATCGGGCTGCAGCACACGAGCGCCTCGCGGCTCACGGTGTTTCTCTATACGTCGCCGTTCTGGGTCGCGCTGATCCTGCCGCGCTGGGTGCCGTCGGAGCGACTGCGCGGGCTGCAGTGGGCGGGGCTGGCGATCGCGTTCGGCGGCGTCATCGTCGCGTTCAGCGAGAGCTTCGGCCACACCACCTCGTCGCAACTGTACGGCGATGCACTCGGCCTGGCGGCCGGCATGCTGTGGGGCCTGACCACGCTCACGATCCGCTCGAGTCGCCTGGCCACCGCGACACCGGAGAAGACGCTTTTCTACCAAGTCGCCGTGACTGCGGCCGTTTGCCCGTTCATCTCGATGGCGCTCGGCGAATCGTGGGCCTGGCACTACCCGGCCTGGGCCTGGGGCTCGATCGCGGTGCAGACCTTCATCGGCGCCTTCGCGAGCTACCTCGCCTGGATGTGGATGCTGCGCCACTACCCGGCCACGCAGATGTCGTCCTTCACGTTTCTGACGCCGGTCTTCGCCCTGGTGTTCGGCGTGGTGCTGTTGCACGAGCCGCTCACGCTGCAGCTGGTGCTGGCACTGATGGGCGTCGCGCTCGGCATCGTGATGGTGAGCCGGCGCACCCGTTAA
- a CDS encoding glutaminase produces the protein MNFQTILEDIVATLQPELGAAGTVASYIPALACVDPRQLGIALHTCRGEEAAAGDSATPFSIQSVSKLFTLTLAMQRVGDALWERIGREPSGNPFNSLVQLENEQGKPRNPFINAGAIAVADRLVTHAGSGEGAKADILALMTSLSGEPIGFDAEVAASEAATGYRNIALANFMKSFGKIDNDVAPVLDTYFNQCAVRMNCRQLARAAGFLCRDGAHPFGGRSDVTNERQTRRINALMLTCGTYDAAGDVAFNIGLPCKSGVGGGIVAVVPDQLTLAVWSPALDATGNSLLGMKALELFVAKTRLSVF, from the coding sequence ATGAACTTCCAAACGATCCTCGAAGACATCGTTGCCACGCTGCAACCCGAGCTCGGCGCGGCCGGCACCGTGGCCAGCTACATCCCCGCGCTGGCCTGCGTGGACCCGCGGCAACTCGGCATCGCACTGCACACCTGCCGCGGCGAGGAAGCGGCAGCAGGCGACAGCGCCACGCCCTTCTCGATCCAGAGCGTCTCGAAGCTCTTCACGCTCACGCTCGCCATGCAGCGCGTGGGCGACGCGCTGTGGGAGCGCATCGGGCGCGAGCCCTCGGGCAACCCGTTCAATTCGCTGGTGCAGCTGGAGAACGAACAGGGCAAGCCGCGCAATCCGTTCATCAATGCCGGTGCGATCGCGGTGGCCGACCGGCTGGTCACGCACGCGGGCAGCGGCGAAGGCGCCAAGGCCGACATCCTCGCGCTGATGACGAGCCTCTCTGGCGAGCCGATCGGCTTCGATGCGGAAGTCGCCGCCTCCGAAGCCGCCACCGGCTACCGCAACATCGCGCTCGCCAATTTCATGAAGAGCTTCGGCAAGATCGACAACGACGTCGCGCCGGTGCTCGACACCTACTTCAACCAGTGCGCGGTGCGCATGAATTGCCGGCAGCTGGCGCGCGCCGCGGGGTTTCTTTGCCGCGACGGTGCGCATCCGTTCGGCGGCCGGTCGGACGTGACCAACGAACGCCAGACGCGCCGCATCAATGCGCTCATGCTGACCTGCGGCACCTACGACGCAGCGGGCGACGTGGCTTTCAACATCGGCCTGCCGTGCAAGAGCGGCGTGGGCGGCGGCATCGTGGCCGTGGTGCCCGACCAGCTCACGCTGGCCGTGTGGTCGCCCGCGCTCGACGCGACCGGCAATTCGCTGCTCGGCATGAAGGCGCTGGAACTGTTCGTGGCGAAGACCAGGCTCTCGGTTTTCTGA
- a CDS encoding DUF427 domain-containing protein — protein sequence MPTDPARVARARAMWRWVGDERPPFAIALRAGQESVWDYPRPPRLAPDPREVVVRLGDVEIARTRRALRVLETASPPTFYLPVSDIRMEHLVPADGSSHCEWKGDAGYWSVVADGQRLDRVAWSYPEPFDEFAALRDHIAFYPQPLDCRVDDVHVLPQPGRFYAGWITPEVIGPFKGEPGSGGW from the coding sequence ATGCCCACCGATCCTGCCCGCGTCGCCCGCGCCCGTGCCATGTGGCGCTGGGTCGGCGACGAACGACCGCCCTTCGCCATCGCGCTCCGGGCCGGCCAGGAGTCGGTGTGGGACTATCCCCGGCCGCCGCGCCTGGCGCCCGATCCGCGCGAGGTGGTGGTGCGTTTGGGCGACGTGGAAATCGCCCGCACGCGGCGCGCGCTGCGCGTGCTCGAAACGGCCAGTCCGCCAACCTTCTATCTGCCCGTGAGTGACATCCGCATGGAACACCTCGTACCCGCCGATGGCAGCTCGCACTGCGAGTGGAAGGGCGACGCGGGCTATTGGTCGGTCGTCGCCGACGGCCAGCGACTCGACCGCGTTGCGTGGTCGTACCCGGAGCCGTTCGACGAGTTCGCCGCGCTGCGCGACCACATCGCCTTCTACCCGCAGCCGCTCGACTGCCGGGTCGACGACGTGCACGTGCTGCCGCAACCGGGCCGCTTCTATGCGGGCTGGATCACGCCCGAAGTGATCGGGCCGTTCAAGGGCGAGCCGGGCTCGGGCGGCTGGTGA